The sequence CCAACGGTAACAATTTATTGGACTAATCGTGTTTTATGTCTTTGCAAGCTAGCAAAAGTATTTATGTACATATCGAAGCTTACTGGGTGTAAGTTATATGTTTTAAGTTGTGGCCACATTAATCATTTCAATCAAGGGTGTGTGTTACTTTagctttataatatttttgtatgtGATATGTACATAGACACTAATAATGTGGTAATGGTGGTGATGGTGTATGTTCTCTAAgtactaattaaaaaaaaaaaatcaatgttTTGATATTTTAAATAGGGTATTTTCATTTTCATACGATGAACACACAACTCAAGTTATAACTTTGATTTGGTCAATTTGTTGGGGCGTTAATACTTTGATACTGTAGTATGTGAGAATTTTGCTTAAGATATGCAATTTGTTTTCTTTATATAATTTTTGGTACAaatatttttaaacaatattatgaatcagatatataatatataatgggAAAAATCTTAACCATAATTAAATGCATATGTCAGGGATAAGAATTGGTTTTGAATAGTAGTTATTATCCCCTACTTTCATGTGTGTATATCTGTTGTAGAGTTAGTCTCACTTGAACCAAATGCCTTAACACAAATATGCACAAAGGAAATATTATGTAATCAAGCATAATGCTATGGTTGTGTACCACGAGATATTCCATCTAGAGTCACAAATATTATAAACATTttataataaactatatatattataaatttttaaccaggtgtaataaatattaattaacggGTCAATGACACTAATATTATAATGTAGATTTCTTCGTCAAACTCGTGAATTCACGGGTCAATGAACTAGTTTAATCAGATTTCACAGAATAGGCGATATAGGTGCGAAAAAAAACTTCATTGAGGCTTTCTCAAAAATCTTGAAATGACATGTCATTTTTTCTTGTGTACCTTTTTTCGACAACTAGTAGCTAAAAAGATATTTAGGTCGATAAATCAAATCAAAATATCtttaattactccgtaataataatagttctagctTGCTGTTCGAAAAAAAAGAAAGTCAAATAAGATATTTATCAACGAAATTAGAATCAGAATGACAGCTGTATAAGTAGACTTGTGAGTTGTGACTCTAGAATTAAAATTACAACTCGTCATATCAATTTTTGTCATACATAATACGTTTAGATGATATTTAAAGATATGGACAAACATCCATTTATTGCATGTTTGTCATTTTGAGAATTCAACCAATGTGTGGTTGCTTTTCATTACCCAAAAAGGCCCACAACTATGCCGTGTTAACAAAACATCAAACGTTTTCACATCGAGTTAAATACACAAATGTCAAAGCAATGCTCAATTCTTATCTTGCCTTCCTATTTATCTTCAACCGCTCAAATTGTCTCGTTTAGTTGTTTATCATAGTTTGTTAAATGATTGACCTTTTATTACAAGTTGAAAACTTGAAATTGGGCGCTTGAACCATCCGGGTCAAGTTTTGATATCATTACAAAAAGTTTCAAATTTAAACCTTACTAAGGGCCTTAATGGGCTGAGTTGTCCAAAAAGCTTATTCGGTCACCAATATGAGTTGTTTACTTTTGACTTTATCATATGGCAAAACTTAACTAACACATTAATCGGTCACCAATAAAAGGGGTGTCCTCCCCATATAGCCATCTTTTTCCCATCTTTACCCTCTGGCAATCTATCATTAATAAATTCATTTTCTACCTACTTTTTTTTCGATGGTGTTCTTCATATGCCTTCGTTAATCAAGCCATCTTTCTCCATCAAGTCCTAttgctaaatatatataaaaaaacaaaattaTCTTCCTGACCACTAAAGAAATCAAGCCGTCTTGCTTTGTCACACATACCCGTCATCGTTACCTTGAATTGTGATGGggtaaaatttgaaaaaatttgtaGGCACATATTGTGAATATTTACATGAATTTCTAACTACCTTGATTTTGATACATGCATTAATCATGAGAATTAATAGATGAACTGGATATGCATCTGTGTGGGCATCAAAAGCTATATTAGCTTGATTATGCGTGTATTGAATCCAAGTATAGACATGAAAGGAAAAACAAGAAATTGGGATATCTATTGATGAAAGAGTTTACCAAGTAAAGAAATTGAAAGAAGATGAAATGAAATGGATAACAGTTGTAAAATAGGATGAGGAGAGATTATGGAAGAAATTTCTTGAAGTTTTATGAATACGGAGTAGTTATTATTATAAGTTTaaaagtataaataaataaataaggtgTATATATCAACAAATAAATAAACCTTTCGGTGTAAAAATGTGTCCATCAGTAAACGTGTTATTTTTTTGTTCTTTTAAAACATATCGCATTATTAAGGATATAATAGTAATTTATGTTATTAAGACAATTTATTCACCACAATAAGTAAACAAGATCATCCATTAACTGATTAATACATATAGTCATTCAATATCCATATTACCCTTTATATCCATATGTCAACTTAATGAAAATGAAGTAAACAGGCCCTAACAACATATATTGAGGTGACCATGGAAAGGGTCATAAATGGTCCCGAAATAACCCAGTTAAAGAGAACCGTGTCGGTTTAAAAACTTGAAATTGGGCGCTTGAATGTTGACGAGGTATAAAAAAATGACTCGTTAAAAGGTTGACCCAAGCAAACTTGTGTTACCTAAAGTTAAATTCTAGAAGTCGGCAGTTACGTACAACCAATGATGTCTATTTCCTTATATCTGTTATGCAGCTCATGCTCATGCTTTAACATCAGAAAGAATTTAAAGAATATAAAAAGTGACCTCTTTTTGGAAATTATACCTACATGGAGACCCATTTTTTAGTCACTGTTATGGTTATCATGAGCTTAATATGTACAACAATTGCAAAAACAAAGATAGAAATAGGTGTCATTTTGGATCTGGAAACAAGCATTGGTAAGATGAGCAGTACCTGCATTTCAATGGCGTTAAACGATTTCTATCAGCAACACGAAAACTATACCACTGAAATTCACCTTCAGTTTCGTGATTCCAAACAAGATAATGTGCAAGCAGCGTCAGCAGCCATCGACCTCTTGAAAAACGTTCAAGTCATGGCGATTATAGGACCAACGACATCTTCACAGGCTGATTTCGTGATTGATATTGGTAACAAATCAAAGGTTCCTATTATCTCACCTGCAACTAGCCCTTCACTTTCTTTACACGACAACGTTTACTTCATTCGAACTGCACCTGATTCAACCACTCAACTCAAACCCATAGCAGAATTGATCAAACACTTTGGTTGGAGAGAAATAGTATTCATTTATGAAGAAGGTGAATACGGAAGAGGCCTTGCTTCTTACTTATCTGACGCGATGTTGACTATCGGTACGAAAGTCATGTACCGTACCTCTATACATCATTCTGCTTCAGACGATCGGATTCTTGAAAAGCTTTACAAGTTGAAGACGATGCAGACACGAGTTTTCATTGTACACGCGTTGCCTGATTTGGCGGAGCGTTTTTTTAGGAAAGTGAATGAAGCTGGAATGATGGAAAAAGGGTATGTTTGGATCATGACTGAAGTGCTTACGAGTCGTTTACATTCTATGGATCATACGAGTATAGATTCGATGCAAGGAGTACTTGGAGTAAAGTCATATATCTCAAGGTCAACCCAGCTAGTCAACTTTGAGAAAAGATGGAAACGAGAGTCTGACCGTCGATATCCAGATGATGATGTGGCGGAATTAGACATGTTTGGGATATGGTCTTATGATACCCTTTTTGCACTTGCAATGGCGTTCGAGAAAGCAGGGGTGGAGATAAATAAAAATACCACTTTCAAACGACAACGACAACCCACGACAGATTTGGATGCCATTGGAACATCCGAAATGGGGCCGCGGCTCATTACATGGCTCCGTAACTCAAGCTTTAAAGGACTGAGTGGAGATTTTGAAATTGTTGATGGTCAACTAAAATCATCAGTGTACCAAATAGTGAACATAATAGGAAGGGGAGATAACCCTATTGGGTTTTGGACAACTAAAAAAGGTATTTTAAAGAATTTAAACGATCAAACAAAGGATCTTAAGGCTATCACATGGCCCGGCGACACTCATGTGGTCCCTAAAGGCTGGGAGATTGCAACCAGCAACGAAAACAATTTGCGAGTCGGGGTTCCAGCAAAAGGAGGGTTTGTTCAGTTTATCGATGCCAATACCGACCCTCAAACTCAACAAGTTATCGTTACTGGTTTTTGCGTGGACGTATTTAATGCAGTCATCGGTGCTTTGCCTTATGCTGTCAAACATGAATTCATACCTTTTGTTACTTCAGACGGCAAGAGACCTGCAGGAACTTATAATGATCTTCTTTACAATCTCTCTGATGCGGTAATCAGATAGATAATTGCACTCATTTGTATATAACATATATAGGGACGCGATCCAGTGAGAAGAAAAAAACAGCTGATGAAAGATAATTAACAttcatcatatcacatctgatgAATATTAATTAACATTCATcagagataattaacatttatcacATCACATCTGATGAATATTAATTATGTGATGAATGATAATTAACATTCATCATATCACAACATTCATAGATGTGTGATGAATGATATTACGTTGTTCCCCTCTCTCCCTCTTTTTTACTTTCCCCGATcactccaatatatatatatatatatataaaatgagaaccAATTTTGcattgagaaccctgagaactcacaAATTCGAGCAAAAATTGGGACGCGGCCGAACAAAAAATTTGGTAGTCgaacaatttttaatttttagttataAGATGCATTGTTTCTTGGTTCTACATTTTTATGTAGAACATGATGTAGAACACATGTAGAACATGCTGTTCTACACTTGTTTtacatcaattttcatcaaattaagttagggtttagatttagggtttagattttagggtttagattttagagtttagggtttaggagtttagatttagggtttagaatgagttttttacacgaacggtttagagtttagggtttagggtttagggtttagggttgagggtttacggagtaaacccgaaaaccctaaactctaaatcgggttaaataaaaaaaaatgatttttgaaaAAAACAGGTGAAATTCGAACAATAAAAAAAGAAATTCGAACCAATTttcgttctacaattttgtagaaccgaaccaAAATTTTGTAGAACACAATAAAAATTCAGGCGGGCGAACAAATTTTCCCAAATTCGAACGAATTTgcgttctacaattttgtagaatCCAACCGAAAATGTAGAACATGCATCTAAATTTTTGCTCGACTCACATTTTTTTGTTCGGTCGCCAAATTTTTTGTTCGACTTCCTCTGTTTTTGTTCGCCCGCCGGTTCTCAGGATTCTCACACCAATTgggttctcactggatcctctccctatatatatatatatatatatatatatatatatatatatatatatatatatatatatatatattcaagaaCTGATGGTTTTTAAAAATCCATATTCGATGTAACAGAAATACGATGCAGTAGTTGGAGATGTTACAATCCTTGCAGAGCGTTCAGATTACGTTGATTTCACATTGCCATACACAGAGGCCGGTGTTGCAATGATTGTTCCGATCAAGGATGAGAGGAAAAGCGCATGGATCTTCATGAGACCGCTAGAAAAAGGACTTTGGATAACAATTGGGGCATTTTTCATATACACAGGATTTGTGGTATGGGTTTTGGAGCATCGCGTAAACAAGGAATTCCGAGGCACCCCACATCAACAAATTGGAATGATCTTCTGGTTTTCCTTCTCCACACTCGTGTATGCACACAGTAAGTGTGTATAAAAATAACTACACACACGCACACACTTCAACATATTAATTTGGTTGCTAACAATCGCGTAAATAAATTTTGCAGGAGAGAAGTTGATAAGCAACTTATCGAGATTTGTAGTGATTGTGTGGGTGTTTGTGGTGCTGGTGTTGACATCGAGCTACACAGCAAGCTTGACATCCATGTTAACTGTGCAACAGCTTCAACCTAAGTACACGGATATCATAAAGATCATGAGAAATGGTGAATCAGTAGGATACCAAGATGGTTCTTTTGTTTTTAACATGTTGATAAAAATGGGTTTCGATGATAGCAAGTTAAAAAACTACACCACATTTGAGCAGTATGACCATGCCCTTGAAATCGGTAGCCAAAGAGGAGGTGTTTCCGCAATTATGGATGAACTCCCTTATATTAGAGTTTTCTTGGCTCAATATTGTACCAAGTATACCATGACCGGCCCCACCTACAAAACCGCAGGCTTCGGATTTGTAAGTTTCATTTATCTCCATTTATATGGTGCATACCTTTCAATACTGACCCGTTGTACATGCAGGCATTTCCAAAAGGTTCTCCATTAGTTCACGATGTTTCTAGAGCGGTTCTGCAAGTTACAGAAGAGCAAATGACCAACATTTCCAAGCAATGGTTTGGAGAAACAGTCACTTGCGATCAACAGAATGAAGCTACAGTAGCATCTGACAGGCTCACGCTCGATAGCTTCAAGGGACTATTTCTCATTGCTGGGTTATCATCCACTTCTGCTCTTGTGATTTTCTTACTCACATTTTTGTATCAAAATAGACAAATGTTAGTATCACAAAGTTCAGTAAGCGAAAAGCTTGCTGCAATTGCGAGAACATACGACAGATTTAAAGACGATGTGTCCAAAAGTACGGTGCCAGAGGCTGCAGTAGTTAAAGTGGTTAGTGATGATAATACTAACAGTCCAGAAATTGGTGAATTCCATCAAGAAGCGGTGGTATTATCTCACGATGAAGGGTTTTCGACAACTGAACCGGGGACTCCGGTTAGTGACACAATACAAGTTGTAAATACTACCATAGAGATCTAGGTGTTGTGACAGTAATGTCTCTAATGCAAATGTAACATGTAACCCTTTGATATTATGTGGTCACTTCTAACATACAAACTTTTCTATTTGCATTGTAGTCTGTCCTATCGCAGATATAAATCACTAGGGAACTCGGAACTCCAATAAATTTGCAACAAATTAATTCAATGAAAACGCATTTATCGATCTAGGTCAGCAACTTCCTCGCGCCAGCACGGTTATCAAAGAATAAAAAGATAATTGCATTTTCATTCAGAAAATAAAAGAAGATAAATTAGGAGACAAATTTACAAGCTTAAAAGCTCCCTGTAGTGGAGAGTGCAAAGAATTACTAAAGGTTGTGAGATGATGCCAACACCAAACTACCACATCTATTATCTAACACAACGACAGTATGCGAACACAAGCAAAGCAGAAACTGTAATATTctaaaaataacaaaaaaaaaaaatatatgattacAGAAAAAACGTAGTAGATCCCAGATATACGAGGGGAATCAGTTGCCTTACGAACTCCCGTGAGATCTCATAGATGATATCGATTGTGCCGAAACAGAAGCAGTCGGGCTGCTTAGATCCCGTTCCCCATTCACGAATCTTGGCTTCCCGCTCAACCTCTCTATTGCATCTTGACATATATCAGCAAACCACTCGTCCTCAGGAAGTACACTGTCACAGAAGTAATTGTCTTCAAATTTCCAACACAATAATTTGGAGGATCATATAAAAATAATTTACTGttaccaacgaagcattgcttcaatggtaccgcggttacacttgtgtactcgcagggctagaggtctcgggttcgagcctcgtcacccgctctaggaattgaaatatattccttgaaggtggcccaaagggaaggttttaccgacccactccgggactaagatccggcccgcctgcccctcgggatggttaaagggtcggatcctcagagtgtggttcgggtttcctgcccgaaagcgcgtgtgtgtgtgtgcaaatgatgactaggcttcggtccggactgatgcaagcttgcctttcaaaaaaaaaaaataataataataatttactgttGCAATATTCACTAACCTATAAGGATCTACTCCCGTTGCAGAGAAAGCTGCAAGTGCTTTATTAATAATCTCGTTCACGACTCGATTCAAATTTCGAGATAAGTAACGCCCTTGGGAAGCAAAAGAGATGACAAACTTCATATCCAAATAGAACTGCAAATTCACAAATTGAAATTGGTCAGATATAATATACCAACACAATAAGAAGAAACATAAGGTACACATGTTGCCTCTTATACCTGTTGAAGGCCAAGAGGACCTAAAGGGGTAGGTCCTTCTTCGATATCATCCCAAAACGTTTGGTCTTCTGAAAGCCATAAGATGACAGTTTCTGTAAGCCTCATTAATAACATTGTTGAAAAACGTTCCCTGCCAACGAACATTTCTGCTGCTATACCAGACATCCTGTAAAGCTTTGCATAGAGTTCCTGAAAATCATTAATCACAAAGATATTAGTACCTGAAGATCAATATTCAATATCAAGCAAATAAGAACATATATAATAATGCACTACAATAAAAAAAGAACAATGTCAGTTTGACTGAAAATTCATCTTTGAGTACCTGAAATATTGGAGAAGGGAACCATTCTATTTCCTCAATAATCCCATCCATGTTTAAGTACATATCAGCAGTTAGATGGCTATCGCCATCTTCAGTAAAAATGAGATCTAAAGCGTGTTGTCTGCAGAAGCTATCTTTCAATCTGTCTACTATGCTAGCAAGACGCCTCTTCCATTCCCTTTGTTCAGGGTTTCGATTTTGTCGATCTAAGGGTCTTCTACTACGAGGGTCATCTTTGTAAATAGATTGAACTATAGGGGTAAGTTTCATGGCTGCACGAGGTAACAGTTCATCA comes from Rutidosis leptorrhynchoides isolate AG116_Rl617_1_P2 chromosome 4, CSIRO_AGI_Rlap_v1, whole genome shotgun sequence and encodes:
- the LOC139839787 gene encoding glutamate receptor 2.7-like, with protein sequence METHFLVTVMVIMSLICTTIAKTKIEIGVILDLETSIGKMSSTCISMALNDFYQQHENYTTEIHLQFRDSKQDNVQAASAAIDLLKNVQVMAIIGPTTSSQADFVIDIGNKSKVPIISPATSPSLSLHDNVYFIRTAPDSTTQLKPIAELIKHFGWREIVFIYEEGEYGRGLASYLSDAMLTIGTKVMYRTSIHHSASDDRILEKLYKLKTMQTRVFIVHALPDLAERFFRKVNEAGMMEKGYVWIMTEVLTSRLHSMDHTSIDSMQGVLGVKSYISRSTQLVNFEKRWKRESDRRYPDDDVAELDMFGIWSYDTLFALAMAFEKAGVEINKNTTFKRQRQPTTDLDAIGTSEMGPRLITWLRNSSFKGLSGDFEIVDGQLKSSVYQIVNIIGRGDNPIGFWTTKKGILKNLNDQTKDLKAITWPGDTHVVPKGWEIATSNENNLRVGVPAKGGFVQFIDANTDPQTQQVIVTGFCVDVFNAVIGALPYAVKHEFIPFVTSDGKRPAGTYNDLLYNLSDAKYDAVVGDVTILAERSDYVDFTLPYTEAGVAMIVPIKDERKSAWIFMRPLEKGLWITIGAFFIYTGFVVWVLEHRVNKEFRGTPHQQIGMIFWFSFSTLVYAHREKLISNLSRFVVIVWVFVVLVLTSSYTASLTSMLTVQQLQPKYTDIIKIMRNGESVGYQDGSFVFNMLIKMGFDDSKLKNYTTFEQYDHALEIGSQRGGVSAIMDELPYIRVFLAQYCTKYTMTGPTYKTAGFGFAFPKGSPLVHDVSRAVLQVTEEQMTNISKQWFGETVTCDQQNEATVASDRLTLDSFKGLFLIAGLSSTSALVIFLLTFLYQNRQMLVSQSSVSEKLAAIARTYDRFKDDVSKSTVPEAAVVKVVSDDNTNSPEIGEFHQEAVVLSHDEGFSTTEPGTPVSDTIQVVNTTIEI